From Campylobacter pinnipediorum subsp. caledonicus:
ACAAGCCCTTTGTTTAGAGTGCTTGTTAAAGATGGGCTTAACCAAAAAGAGCTAAAAGTAGCTAAGGCTAAAAACATTATTTTAGCAGATGGAACCAGTAAGGATTTAAATAAAATGCACTGCTATACCACAGTGGACCTAGCAAGTGCAACAGGACAAGACCAAACAGCAATGGTAACCTTTTGTATAGACGAGCTAAACAACATTTACATCATAGATATTAGTGCGGGACACTGGACACCTTTTGAGAAAAGCGTAGAAATTATAAGAATATTTAACACTTTTTCACCTATACGAATAGGTATAGAAAAAGCAGGAATGCAAAACGACTTCTTTTATACGATAGATGTTATACAAAAGATAACCGGTGTATCGTTGCCAATAGAGCCATTAAGCCACGGCGGTAAAGCTAAAAACATAAGAATATCAAACCTAGAGCCTTATTATAGAGTTGGACAAATACTTCATAATGGAAATCTAGCACAGACTGGGGAGTTAGAAGCACAGCTTATAGCCTTTGACCCAGAAGTTGAAAGTAAGCAAGATGATTTGATGGATGCAGAAGCTTACTTGTTACAATACCTAGGCGGCAGAACATTCACAGAAAGGCAAAGCATAGAAGATGTTGAATACTACGAGTACGAAGAAAGTTGGTACTAGGGACAAGGGCGAAGGCGGCGACCAGGCACGGGACTGGAGCAAGTGGCAAAGCCAAACACGTGGGAGTTGTGCAAAAACTTCACAAGTCAGTAAAGACCAATTAAAAAAAAGAAAAAATGGCTTTGTTTTTTTTTTGGGCTAAAACTTGAAAATTTTATAATTTTTAAACATAGGGTGGTATATGTCAAAAAAATTCCAATGGGTTCATGGCTCCCCTATAATAAAAAAATCACAACAAAATGGCTTAAGGTTTCTAACTATAAAAAAATATTTTTCTATCTCTAAAAACTCAAAGCTTAAATAAAATAATTAGTTTTTAGCACTCTAAACTTAAACAACATTTGTAATATTATAACAAGCTTAAAAATAATAGTTTTTAGTAGTTAAAATATTATAAATTAACTACTTTTTATATTTTTTAAAGTTTTTTTGTAAATTTTTGCAAGTTTAAGCAAAAGTCTGTAAAATTTTATGTATTTTGTTTTTTTGTGGGCTGATTTTTGTTTGAAAAACTCAAGGATACGACCCACACCGACAATCATTCTTATTAAATGCTTTTGGATTAAATTGTGTTGGACTTTGTGCTTGCAAAGGCAGTGAAATTTAAAAAAAATCAGTATTTTATACTTTTCTTACTTTTTATCCTATTTTTAAGTATTATTTAATTATGTATTTATTATAATTCTACAAAGAAAGCAAAGGAACAAAGATGACCGTAACAAACTTTAGAAAAAAATACGGCTTTTCAAGAGAAGAACTATCATCTGTTATAGGTTTATCAGACTCTTTTTTGGAAAAGATAGGAAGCCAAGATATAAGCAAGCTATCAACTAAAACAACAGTCTTATTTAATCTATTAGAAGAAAATATAAAGTTAAAAAACAAGATAAAAGAGCTTGAAGCAAAAGAAAAAGATATAAACGATAGCTTTGATAGCTGGAATGAAGTTAAAAAAGAAGTTAATAAAAGAGAAGGTGGTTACACTGTTAAACCAAAAAATATTTACTGGGTAAATTTAGGTTTGAATGTTGGTGATGAAGAATTTGGCAAAGGTAAAAAGTTTTTAAGACCTGTGCTTGCTATCAAACAAGTAACAAAAAATCTTTTTATAGGAATGCCACTAACAACAACAATAAGAGAAGATAATGAATTATTTCACACAATAACTTACACAAATAATAAGCAAGAAAAATCAAGTTCTGTTATAATTTTTCAAATAAAAGCATTTAGCATTAAAAGAA
This genomic window contains:
- a CDS encoding type II toxin-antitoxin system PemK/MazF family toxin gives rise to the protein MTVTNFRKKYGFSREELSSVIGLSDSFLEKIGSQDISKLSTKTTVLFNLLEENIKLKNKIKELEAKEKDINDSFDSWNEVKKEVNKREGGYTVKPKNIYWVNLGLNVGDEEFGKGKKFLRPVLAIKQVTKNLFIGMPLTTTIREDNELFHTITYTNNKQEKSSSVIIFQIKAFSIKRIVNRAGKIDNESFKIITDKLIKIVTPR